One Papaver somniferum cultivar HN1 chromosome 10, ASM357369v1, whole genome shotgun sequence genomic window carries:
- the LOC113315345 gene encoding uncharacterized protein LOC113315345: MPFGLTNAPVTFQDLMNEVFQPFLRKFLLVFFDDILIYSKSMEDHALHLQQVFSLLRQHSLFFKLFKCVFAQPQLDYLGHLISAEGVAADPDKIVVMTTWTLPANLKQLSGFLGLTSYYRRFIKGYGTISKPLTDMLKKDAFHWSPSAHEAFNRLKTAMTIAPALALPDFSK; encoded by the coding sequence ATGCCTTTTGGCCTCACCAATGCACCTGTTACCTTCCAAGATCTGATGAATGAAGTATTCCAGCCATTTTTAAGGAAATTTTTGCttgttttctttgatgatatacTCATTTATAGCAAATCCATGGAAGATCATGCTCTGCACTTACAACAAGTTTTCTCTCTACTCAGGCAACACTCATTATTTTTCAAATTGTTTAAATGTGTTTTTGCTCAGCCTCAGCTAGACTATTTGGGACATCTCATCTCTGCAGAAGGGGTAGCTGCTGACCCTGATAAAATTGTTGTTATGACCACTTGGACATTACCTGCCAACTTGAAACAGTTGAGTGGATTCTTGGGTCTCACAAGTTACTATAGAAGATTTATTAAGGGCTATGGTACTATCTCTAAACCTCTTACTGATATGCTTAAGAAAGATGCATTCCATTGGTCTCCATCAGCACATGAAGCTTTCAATAGACTCAAAACTGCAATGACAATAGCTCCAGCGTTGGCCCTACCTGACTTTTCAAAGTAG